TGATCAATTACATTCTTGATTCTGATAAAGGTACAGAGTTGATTGATAGCTGTGGCGTGAGAATAGATACCAACAATCATATAATTCAGAGTTTTATCGACCAAACTGCACTCAATCCGAAAGTTTGTAAAACGGTAGGACATATTTCATTGAGTTTTTCCGCTCAGGACTTACTGAAGCTCTCTAATGAGTTTATGGTAAAGATTGCACGAGAGTATATGGAGCGAATGGGCATTAAAGATACGCAATACATTGTAGGACGACACTTTGACAAAGAGCATCCGCATGTTCATATAGCTTTCAATCGTGTCGATAATAATGGCAAGACGATTTCAGATAAGAATGATAGGTTTCGTAGTGAAAAGATTTGTAAGGAGTTAACAGCTAAGTATGATTTATATTTCACCACAGGAAAGGAGAAAGTAAAGGAACATCGGTTGAAAGAACCTGATAAGACAAGGTATGAACTTTACAAACTGTTAAGCATAGAGACAAAGAAATGTCGTGATTGGAAATCGCTAATTGCTCGATTGAAGCAAAAAGAAGTTGACGTGCGCTTCAAGTATAAGGGTAATACCCAAGAGGTACAAGGTGTCATCTTTGATATGAATGAATATCATTTCAATGGGTCGAAGATAGATAGGGCTTTTAGCTTTTCGAAGATAGATTATGCGCTCGCTCAAAACAACAAGGAGGTAGAACAGCAAAAGCAGAATATAGCAGAAGCTTTAACCGAGACTAGTGGAACAGTAAGTGATATTGCAAACGATTTTATTGAAGGTACAATAGACTTGTTTCATTCTTATGGTACAGTACCTGGATCAGTTTATAATACACTTGATAGAAAGAAGAAAAAGAAAAAACGTAAAATTTAGGAAATATGGTAGATAACACATTTGTCCTCTTTGAGGAAATTAAGAAACAGTTAGAGAATATTGGTAAGGAATTGCAGGAGATAAAGCAAAAATCTTCTGCGCCAAGTATACAAACATCTGGCTTAGACGAAATACAGGTACAGGAACTGTTGAAAGTCTATGAGAAGCAGACGAAAGACTTGCTGAATAAGTTTGGTGTACAGGTAAGAATCAAAGAAGAGGAAGGCAAGAATATCCATCAGTTGATAGCTTGCAATATAAAACTTGTGGAAGAGATTAAGTCATATCAAGGTAAACAAACTTCCACAACACAAGAAGTTATTCATAAGCATAGCTTTGATATAAAATCTTCAAAAGTGTCCTCTGGAATGATACTTCTCGGTCTTATCTCTTCACTTTCATTGTTAGCTAACTTCATGTTGTGGAGTAGCAAACGGCAATACGAAGATGATGCTTTGAAGTTTCGTGTCATTCGAGTATGGAAAGGATGCAACTCAAAGGAAATTCTATGGCTAAACGAAGTGTTTGATATTCATCGCAATGAAACAGCAATCAAGAACATCAAGAAGGAGATAGATGGTTATGATTTGAGGTTGAAACATAAGGTTGATAGCCTTATGCAGACTAAACTTCATGAATAATAGCATAATCTTTTCACATTGTAATAAAAGAGGATAAATAGCTCCTCTTTTATTTTGATTGTATAATAAAATTTGCTATCTTTGTAGCAGAGAAAGAACTTATGGCGATTATTTCTAATGCAGAGAAAATCGATTAGATAGCAAATTTTGTTATTTGCATAGTTAACGTAATTTTATCACTCACTTAAACAACCTTTCTAAAGTTACAAAGATGAAAATTTCGATTATTCAGCTGTCTGATATTCATATAAAATCTAACGAAGATTTTATTATAACTCATATTGATGAATTTTGTAAATCATGTAAACAATATATAAATGAAACTTCCAGAGTTGTAGTTGTAATCTCTGGTGATATAGCTTTCTCAGGGACTGCAGAACAGTATGACATAGCATATAATTTTTTGAAGAATTGCGAAAAGTTTTGGAAAAAAGAAAATAAAATTTGCAATTTCGACTATGTCATAGTACCTGGTAATCATGATTGTGAATTTAAGGATGATGCTATTCGAGAGGTATTAATAAAGGATGTATTACAAAAGGGGGATGTAGAGGATAATGCAATAATAGAGCACTGTTTACATCCCCAAAAGAACTTTTGGTGTTTTTACAATAAACTTATTGATGCTCAAGAGTCTTCCATCTCATGGCTTAGGGAATTAAAGATTAAAACAGATTTTTCTTTATACTTTCAATGTTATAATACAGCATTCTTGTCTACTCTTCATGAAAATGTTGGCAAATTAATGATACCTCAACGCTTTTTCTTGCAATGTAATGAGCCTAATAATTTAAGTATAGCTGTCTTTCATCACAATACAGACTGGCTAACTCCAAATAATAGTGCGAATAATAAAAAGCAGTTTGAGAAGCACTTGTATGATAATACTCACATAGTCATGTGTGGGCATGAGCATACAGAAAGTGATAAGATTATTGCAGATTTAGGCGATTGTGATGAACTAGTTTATCTAGAATCCTCTGCATTTCAATATGATAAAAGCTCTAAATTTAATTTTTATCATTTTGATACGGAGTCATTCTCTTTGTCGAAATATTCTTTTCAATATAATAATACCTCTTATGTAGAAATTGAACAAAAAGATATGCAGATAAGACCATATCGGAATAAACTGCAATTAGATAATACTTTTTTAGCCTCTATTCAAGAGATAGCTTTGCCATTAAAGCATGAGAAGAAGTTTGATTTGATGTTGTCAGATATATTTGTTTATCCTGATCTGGAGCCAATGCAGTATGAAAAGGATTCTTTTTCTCCTTTTGTAGATTCTGAAAATATTTTAGAAAACCCTCAACTGGGAAAAGTCATGATATTAGAAGGTGATAGTCAGTCAGGGAAAAGCTCTTTATTAAAGATGCTCTATATGGATTCTTATAAAAGTGGGTTATACCCTCTACTGATAAAAGGAGAAAGGTTATCTACTCATTTGAAGCTTAACAAAATTATGAAAGAATCTTATGAGTCTCAGTATGATAATAGAAAATACAAATTCGATAAGTATGCACAATTGGAAAAATGTAAAAAAGTTGTGTTTATCGATGAAATCAATAAATCTAGTTTCTCTAAGAATGAAAAAAGTGAGTTTGTTAAGAAGTTGATGGCTAATTTTGAGAAGGTTATAATTACTACTTCTGAACAAATAGCGATAGATGCTTTGTTAGAGCAAAGCGTTACAGAATCAGATATCAAAAGGTATAAGTTATTACCATTGGGTTATTATAAAAGAAATCAGCTAATTGAGAAATGGGTAAGAATAGGCAGAGCCAGTGAAAATTTTTCTCAAGAGGCTATTGGCCAGGAAGTCAAATTAACTTTTGATCAGATTACAGGTTTGTTAGGGCAGCAACTAATACCATCGTATCCTATTTTTGTTTTATCACTTTTGCAGGGATTAAATCAGGCATTAGGTCAGTTCGATGTAGAACAGACCTCATATGCTTATTGTTATAATTCTTTAATAATAGCATCTTTGGTTAGAGCAGAAATCCCAAGAACTAAGATTAATGGGATGCTTAATTTTTTACAAGAATTTGCATATTATTTATATAAAGAGCAACCTACCCATAAGTATTTCTCGAAAGAAATATTTGAGAGAATGTATAATACATATATTGATATATACAATGATTTTTATGCTTGCTCTACTTTGCTTTCCAAAATGGTTAATGCAAATCTGATCCAAAAAATAGACGAGGATTCATATTCATTCTCGTACAAATATATATTCTATTTTTTAGTAGCCTCCAAAATATCGACCTTGATCGATGATGGATGTGGCGAAGAAATTGTTAAAAAGTTATGTTCGGAACTGCATAAAGAAAGAGAAGCTAATATTTTAATCTTCTTGATATATAAAAATGGGGGGAAAAAGCAAATTGATGAACTGCTATTTGCAAGTTGGTTGCCATTTGAAGATATATCTCCTATTACACTTGCTCAAGATGATAAACTTTTCGTAGAATTGTCTGAACTTGTAAGACTGATTAAAACAGATGTTATCAAGGCAAACATTGACCCAAGAGATGAAAGGAATCGGGATTTACGGAAAGCTGATGAACTTCATAGAACATTGCCCCAAGAAAATTTCACAGAAGAAGATTTTCAGGACAATGTGACGTTACGTGATCTAAATGACACTTTTAAGGTTGTTAAAATCATGGGGCAGATTGTTAAGAATCAGAAAGATTCATTAGATAAAGGAAAATTGTTAGATATTATAGAAAGTTCGTATAATGTTTGTTTTAGATCTATATCTTTTTTTACACAGATTTTAGACGAAAGTCAGCAAGAAATAGTTGATTTTTTTATCAATAAAAATAAAGGTAAAACAAATGAGGATGTTATTAAATCTAAGATAGAACAACTTCTACATCTTATGTTATTGCGTGTTTGTTTAGCTACCTTTAGTAATTTATCAGTGAGTGTGGGGACTTCTGACTTAGGGAAAATATACGATGAAGTTGCTCGTCGAATAGGGACACCTGCTGCTAAAATAATCTCTTTTACAATCAAAACATATTATAATAACATGTCTATGAGTGAGTTAGAGTCTATATTGTCTGAATTTAAAAATAACCCTGTGGCTTTAGAAATAATAAAATATAGAGTGATAAAGTATGTTTATAATCACCATTTGTCTTATGACAAACGTCAAAAAATAAGTAGTATATGTGGCCTAAAATTGATAAATAATGTGGGTCTTCAGAATAAAGCCAATAGATTGTAGAAATACTATTATGACAATAATAACAAGAGTCAAAGAGTCTACACATGAGCATGTTCTTAAGCACATAAACAGCCAAAGACCACATGAAATATTTCAAGATTATCTGAGTAGTCTTTGATAATTGAGCTGTGGAATTTTATTTCTGATTGTGTAAACTCATGAACTTGATGTTTTATTGTTAAGAATTTAATTGCTACGAAATATTATAAACAGTGCTGATTATCATAATTTTGGAATAAGAAATGTTAAAATAGGAATAATATGGCAAAGAAGAATACTGCGGAAATAGGATTTGAAAAAGAGATATGGAAAGCTGCCGATTTGTTGAGAGGTAATCTTGATGCTTCTGAATATAAATCAGTAGTGTTAGGTCTTATCTTTCTAAAATATATTTCAGATCGTTTTGAGTCCAAATACCAATCTTTGGTAGAGGAAGGGGATGGCTTTGAAGAGGACAAAGATGAATATACATCTGAAAATATTTTCTTTGTCCCACAAGAAGCACGGTGGAGTGTGGTAGCAAAAGCAGCCCATACACCAGAAATCGGTACGATAATCGACAATGCCATGCGTCTTATTGAAAAGGAGAATCTCCGTTTGAAAGGCATTCTGCCCAAAAATTTCGCCCGACCAGAATTAGACAAAAGGCGTTTGGGCGATGTGGTAGATTTATTTACCAATATTCAAATGAAAGAACATGGAGATTCCAAAGATATATTGGGACGTACATATGAATATTGTCTTTCTAAATTTGCAGAAGCAGAAGGGAAATTAGCAGGAGAATTTTATACGCCTGCTTGTATTGTTCAAACACTTGTCGAAGTTCTGAAACCTTATCACGGACGAGTATATGACCCTGCTTGCGGATCTGGTGGAATGTTCGTACAGTCTGCCAAATTCATAGAAAGGCATCAAGGCAATATCAAAGATATTTCTGTCTATGGTCAAGACAGCAATCCTACGACATGGAAGATGGCTCAGATGAATCTTGCCATTCGAGGCATTGAGGCTGATCTGGGTAAGTTTAATGCAGATACATTCTTTGACGACCAACACCCCACATTAAAAGCAGATTTTATCATGGCTAATCCGCCTTTCAATCTCAGTGATTGGGGAGCAGACAAGTTGCAAGATGATGTGCGTTGGAAATTTGGCATTCCACCATCTGGAAATGCCAACTTTGCATGGTTGCAACACATGATTCATCATTTATCTCCCAAAGGGAAAATAGGTATGGTATTGGCAAATGGTTCTTTATCTTCACAGACAGGAGGGGAAGGAACGATTCGTGAGAATATCATCAAGGCCCGATTAATAGAAGGTATCGTTGCCCTACCCTCACAGTTGTTTTATACCACAGGTATTCCTGTTTCTCTATGGTTCCTCAATCGAGAGAAGAAACAGAAAGATAAAATTCTGTTTGTAGATGCAAGAAACATGGGAACAATGGTTACCCGCAAACTTCGTGAGCTCCAAGAAACAGATATTAAAAAGATTGCAGACACTTTTGATAAATATAGTGATGGTACACTTGAGAATGAAAAAGGCTTCTGTGCGGTTGCTACCCTTGACGATGTGGCAAAACAAGACTATATTCTTACCCCCGGACGCTATGTTGGCATAGCTGAACAGGAAGACGACGGTATTCCTTTCCAAGAGAAGATGGACAAACTCACTACTGAATTATCCGACTTATTTGCTCAATCACATGATTTGGAGGGCGAGATACGGAAACAGTTGGCAAGCATAGGTTTTACAATCAAGTAATAAGCAACACGTTCTTCCATATTATCAATTCATTAATATAGAAGAACATGAAAGAAAAACTGATTTCAGAAATTAGCAATGCAATGGCAGAAGTATTAAGCGTAGAGCAAATGGCACAACTCAATGGAGTATTACTGCAAGCTATCAGTAAATACTCCATTACGGCAGACGACGAGTTGATGCAGGAGAACAATGCATCTAACGAACGTCTGTTAGAGATATTCTTGTCAGCTAAGCAAGTTGAAGGTTGCACCACACCTACCATAAAATATTATGGCTCGACCATCAATCAGCTTTTCAAGAAAATGCCAAAAAAAGTTACGAACTATACAACAGAGGATATTCGTGCTTATTTGGCTGTATTTCAACAGAAACACAAATCGAGTAAAGTTACAATAGACAATATCCGTCGTATCTTTTCATCTTTCTTTTCATGGTTAGAGGATGAGGATTACATCATTAAAAGTCCTGTACGTAGAATACACAAGGTTAAGACAGGAACACAGATTAAGGAAGTCCTTACTGACGAAAATTTGGAACAACTTCGCGATAACTGTACAAGGGTACGAGATTTAGCAATGATAGACCTATTGGCTTCTACTGGTATGCGTGTTGGAGAACTTGTAAAGCTCAATCGTGAAGATATAAACTTCAATGAGCGTGAGTGTATCGTTTTCGGTAAAGGCAACAAGGAACGTGTCGTGTATTTCAATGCTCGTGCAAAGATTCATTTGCAGCAATATCTCGCAGAGCGGAAAGACAGAAACAAAGCATTGTTTGTGTCTCTTGCCAAACCACACAATCGATTACAAATATCAGGAGTTGAGACAAGACTAAGAAAGATTGGGAAGCTTTCAAAGATTGTCCGTGTCCATCCACACAAGTTCCGTCGGACACTTGCGACTATGGCTATAGATAAAGGTATGCCCGTGGAGCAAGTACAAAAACTCCTTGGGCATGTTAAAATTGATACAACCATGCACTATGCAATGGTCAATCAAACAAACGTCAAACTCTCTCACCGCAAATTCATCAGTTAAATCAAAATGCAAACAGCATATCACACATATAGCTCATATCAACCGCTATTTCATAAAAATAGGCGGATAAATGATAATTTAGAACGGCAGGCACAAGCGTTGTTCAAATCTTGGTTCGTGGATTTTGAGCCATTCAAAGGTAGAAAATTTGTGGATTCTGAACTGGGAATGATACCTGAAGGATGGCAAGTTGAAGAATTGGGAAATATAACAAACTCAATAAAGAAGAAAGTTGGCAAGCGAACAGACATAAAAGTTTTATCACCAGTCAATACTGGAGATCTATTTCTTTCAGAAGAATACTTCACAAAACAAGTATATAGTAAAAACCTTGCGAAATATATTATGGTGGCGCCAAATGATTTTGCATACAATCCTGCTCGTATAAATATCGGTTCTATTGGAATGAATACATTTGATTTCAGTGGATGCGTTAGCCCTGTTTACGTAGTCTTTAGATGTGAGAAAGAATACCATCATTTTTTTAACATCTTCAAAGCCACAAAGAACTTCAAAGAAGAAGTCAACACAAGAGCAATCGGAGGAGTAAGACAGACTTTGAGTTACAAAGATTTCTCTTTAATCAAGATCGTTTATCCACCAAAAGAGGCTGTTGAGCGATTTAATAAAATTTACAGTCACATTATGACTTTGATTAAAAAAAATGTTTTAGAAAATAAAAGGCTTCATCAAACAAGAGATACACTCCTTCCTAAACTGATGTCTGGCGAGCTGAAAATTAATGATATAAACAACTAAATTCCCATTTATGGAAGAGAAGAAAGAACAACATAAGAAATCAATTCGTTTCTTCAACGACCGTGAAGTACGTGCCGTATGGGATGAAGAAAGTAATTGTTGGTGGTTTTCTGCAACAGACATTGTACGTGCCATTAACGATGAACCTGACTACACCAAAGCTGGTAACTATTGGCGTTGGTTAAAACGTAAGTTAAAACAAGAAGGCATTGAACTCGTGAGTATTACTCACAACTTTAAATTTGAAGCACCAGATGGCAAGATGCGTATTGCAGATATCCTTGATAGTGAAGGAGTGACTTTATTAGCAAAGCACTATCCTAACAATCGAGCAAATAAGTTCCTTGATTGGTTTACATATAGTGATAATACATTAGATGGTCAAAGTCGAAAGAAAGCATATCAGCTATATGAAAGTGGCTTGCTGAAAAGTCTTGAGCCAGGCAGCATACAATGTTTACAACAGATTCATGCCTATCTTTTTGGAGGTCTTTACGACTTTGCAGGACAAATCCGAACTAAGAATATATCCAAAGGAGGTTTCACTTTCGCTAATTGTATGCACTTCTCTGCTACGCTACAAACGATTGAAAGAATGCCAGAAAACACCTTCGACGAAATAATGGATAAGTATGTCGAAATGAACGTAGCGCATCCATTTATGGAAGGCAATGGACGAAGCACTCGTATCTGGCTTGATCTCATGCTGAGGCGTTCTCTCAAGCGGTGTGTGGATTGGAGCCAAATAGACAAGAACGAGTATCTTTCAGCCATGCGTGATAGTGTGTCTGATAGCACATATATCAAGGCTTTAGTACTACCAGCTCTCACTACAAAGATTGATGATAGAGAAATGTTTATGAAGGGAATTGATTATTCATATTACTATGAACAAAATGATTGACGCTTAATATGGAAGAGTGGAAAGAATATAAATTGGGAGAGATAACCAACATGAAGAATGGAAAGAAACGTCCACAAAACAACGGTGTCTTTCCTGTCTATGGTGGTAATGGCATCATGGACTATTCCGATTCGTACAATGCAGAAAATGCGATTATAGTTGGACGAGTTGGTGCATATTGTGGGTGTGTCTATAAATGTGAAAGCAAATGCTGGGTATCTGATAACGCAATTTCGATATTTGCAAAAGATATTGCTGACACGCAGTTCCTTTATTATCTCATGACCACGCTTGATTTCCATCATCATCATATAGGTGGAGCACAACCGTTGATGACACAAGACATTATCGGTGATTTCACGGTGTCAATACCTCCATTATCGATTCAACATCAGATAATACAAGTTCTCAAATCCCTTGATGATAAAATTGAGGTAAACAAACGGATAAATGATAATTTAGAACGGCAGGCACAAGCGTTGTTCAAATCTTGGTTCGTGGATTTTGAGCCATTCAAAGGTAGAAAATTTGTGGATTCTGAACTGGGAATGATACCTGAAGGATGGCAAGTTGAAGAATTGGGAAATATAACAAACTCAATAAAGAAGAAAGTTGGCAAGCGAACAGACATAAAAGTTTTATCACCAGTCAATACTGGAGATCTATTTCTTTCAGAAGAATACTTCACAAAACAAGTATATAGTAAAAACCTTGCGAAATATATTATGGTGGCGCCAAATGATTTTGCATACAATCCTGCTCGTATAAATATCGGTTCTATTGGAATGAATACATTTGATTTCAGTGGATGCGTTAGCCCTGTTTACGTAGTCTTTAGATGTGAGAAAGAATACCATCATTTTTTTAACATCTTCAAAGCCACAAAGAACTTCAAAGAAGAAGTCAACACAAGAGCAATCGGAGGAGTAAGACAGACTTTGAGTTACAAAGATTTCTCTTTAATCAAGATCGTTTATCCACCAAAAGAGGCTGTTGAGCGATTTAATAAAATTTACAGTCACATTATGACTTTGATTAAAAAAAATGTTTTAGAAAATAAAAGGCTTCATCAAACAAGAGATACACTCCTTCCTAAACTGATGTCTGGCGAGCTGAAAATTAATGATATAAACAACTAAATTCCCATTTATGGAAGAGTTTGAAAAAATATATAATACTGGATGGAGTAATTGGAAATCTTTTCCAGATCCAAGAAAAGGAGATTATTTAATAGCTCCATTAGGAAGTGGTGTATATCAGCTCAGAAACAGGAAAAATAATAAGTATGTTTTATTTGGAAGAAGTAAATATTTGGCATATAGAATGACATCGCTACTACCTAAGCCGTTTGGGGGAGGAACACGTAATAATAAAAATGAACAAATATATATTCTAAACAACCTACAAGATATAGAGTATCGAACAATATCATTTATAGAAAGTAACAATGCAAAACGGTTTGAAAGCTATATCAAGTCTGTTGAACAATATCTTTTTAATACATAAGTGAGCAGAAGTATTTATGAAATTATATAAGAAACACATATCGGATTTAGGGAAGGTGATTACTGGTAAAACCCCTCGAACATCTATCTTGGAAAATTATGGAGGGAAGATCCCTTTTCTGACTCCATCGGATAATTTGTCTGAGAAATTTTCTCCAACGACATCTAAGACTTTAACAAAAATTGGTCTGAATGAGGTAAAAAACTGTTTGCTTCCTGCAAAATCGATATGCGTTAGTTGCATAGGTTCTGATTTAGGAAAAGTTGTGCTTACGAAAAAGCCAACTGTGACGAATCAACAATTTAATTCTATTGTACCGAATGAGGAAAATGATGCAGATTTTATATACTACTTGATGACTGTTGTTGGCAAGCATTTAAATTACCTTAGTAAGACATCAACGGCAGTACCAATTATTAACAAATCGACCTTTGCAAACTATGAGATTGAAATTCCCAATATCAAAGAACAAAAGAGAATTGGGAAAATTCTCTCTTCCTTAGATGATAAAATAGAACTCAATCGACGGATAAATGATAATTTAAATTAATATTAATTATGCAGTGGACAAGAGAATATATTGCAAAAGAACCAAGTCTTAGGACTTTTGAAACGCATATTTCAACAATAGAAAACAATGTTGAGATTAATCCTTCTTTGTGCGTTGAAGTAAGTAAAAGTCTAACTGAAGCACTTTGCAAAACAATTCTCACTAATCAAAATACAACATACAAAGATGATATTTCATTTAATAGTTTAGTAAAACAGACCTTAGAACATCTTATAAAACAGACTGGAAAAGAAATAGTTGGTCTATCTGAACTATGCCGTAGAATTTCTACTGTCGCTCAATCAATTGCAGAGATACGAAATAATGCAGGATTTGCTTCACATGGTTTGGATGTTTTGCATCCTCAGATAGACAAATCACTATCCTTACTGATATACAAAACAACAGATGTACTCTGTGGGTTCATTTTACATTTTTATTTCAGTTATGCCCACCACGCTAACCAAAGATTAATTTACCAAGATTGTGAGAGCTTTAATGATTGGTTTGATGAAGAAAATCCATTAGAAGTAGGAGGCGTACACTTATCAGCATCAGAGGCTCTTTACAACTTAGATTATCAAGCTTATAAAGCTAACTATATAGATTATTTAGAATTTCTTTTAGAAATGAATGAACAATAAAAAATAAAATACAATGCCCTTCACAGAAGATAATTACGAAAAAGCACTGATATCCCTCTTTGAGGGAATGGGCTATCAATATTTGTACGGTCCAAATATTGAAAGAGACTACTATGTGCCATATTATGAAGCACAATTAGAAGAAAGTCTGCAAACTGTTAATCCAAAGAAGCCACATGCAGCTATTCACGAAGCGATTATCAAACTACGCAATATTGATATGGGTAGTTTGGCGCAGCGTAATGAAACTTTTACAGACTATTTGCAGCATGGCATAGAAGTTTCTTATTTCAATGGCAAGGAAATGCGCAATGAAATGGTTTATTTGATAGACTTTGAGCATACGGACAAAAACACTTTTCAAGTTATCAATCAATGGACATTCATTGAAAATGCAGAGAAACGTGCCGATATCATTGTATTTGTGAATGGTTTACCATTGGTGGTTGTAGAATTAAAATCACCTTCCCGTGAAGAGACGGACGCTTCAGAGGCATATCTTCAACTCCGCAATTATATGAAAGATATACCATCGTTGTTCTCTTTCAACATGTTCTGTGTAATGAGCGATATGGCTCTTTCCAAAGCTGGAACAATTACCAGCAAGGAAGATCGCTATATGGAATGGAAAACAAAAGATGGCAATTATGAAAGTACGGAATTTGTCGATTATGATACATTCTTTGAAGGAATATTTCAAAGGGAACGACTCTTAGACATAATTAAGAACTTTATTTGTTTTTCCAAAGAAGAAAAAGGGAGTGCCAAGATATTAGCAGGGTATCATCAGTATTTTGCAGTGAAGAAAGCCATCGAACGTACCAAACATGCTACAGTAAGTAATGGTAAAATCGGTGTATTCTGGCATACGCAAGGCAGCGGTAAATCATTGTCAATGGTTTTCTACGCCCACTTGCTGCAACAAGAGTTATCACAGCCCACAATAGTTGTGATTACCGACCGCAATGATTTGGACGATCAACTTTATACCCAATTCTCTAAATGTAAGGAGTTCTTGCGTCAAACACCAGTGCAAGCCAATAGTCGTGAGAATCTAAAAGAGCTATTGAGTGGACGAGAAGCTAATGGCATTATCTTCACAACCATGCAGAAATTTGAGGAGTCTGACGAACCTTTGTCAGAGCGAAGAAATATTATCGTGATGACTGATGAAGCACATAGAGGACAATATGGTTTTGAGGAAAAAGTCGACGCCACTACAGGTAAGGTCTCTATCGGCACGGCAAGAATCATTCACAATTCACTACCCAATGCTTCATATATTGGCTTTACTGGTACACCTATCTCTACTAAAGACCGAGATACTGTAGAGGTTTTTGGTGATTATATTGATATTTATGACATGACGCAAGCGGTTAATGACGGTGCTACTTGTCCTGTATATTATGAATCGAGAGTTATTAATCTAAATCTTGACGATGCAACCTTGCAAGCTCTTGATGACGAATATGAACTGTTGGCTGAAGAAGGTGCAACGACAGAACAGATAGAGAAAAGCAAGAAGGAGATGTCGCACTTGGAAGAGATACTCGGAGCACCAGCTACCATCGATTCTCTTTGCCAAGA
The nucleotide sequence above comes from Segatella oris. Encoded proteins:
- the xerA gene encoding site-specific tyrosine recombinase/integron integrase — encoded protein: MKEKLISEISNAMAEVLSVEQMAQLNGVLLQAISKYSITADDELMQENNASNERLLEIFLSAKQVEGCTTPTIKYYGSTINQLFKKMPKKVTNYTTEDIRAYLAVFQQKHKSSKVTIDNIRRIFSSFFSWLEDEDYIIKSPVRRIHKVKTGTQIKEVLTDENLEQLRDNCTRVRDLAMIDLLASTGMRVGELVKLNREDINFNERECIVFGKGNKERVVYFNARAKIHLQQYLAERKDRNKALFVSLAKPHNRLQISGVETRLRKIGKLSKIVRVHPHKFRRTLATMAIDKGMPVEQVQKLLGHVKIDTTMHYAMVNQTNVKLSHRKFIS
- a CDS encoding metallophosphoesterase, translating into MKISIIQLSDIHIKSNEDFIITHIDEFCKSCKQYINETSRVVVVISGDIAFSGTAEQYDIAYNFLKNCEKFWKKENKICNFDYVIVPGNHDCEFKDDAIREVLIKDVLQKGDVEDNAIIEHCLHPQKNFWCFYNKLIDAQESSISWLRELKIKTDFSLYFQCYNTAFLSTLHENVGKLMIPQRFFLQCNEPNNLSIAVFHHNTDWLTPNNSANNKKQFEKHLYDNTHIVMCGHEHTESDKIIADLGDCDELVYLESSAFQYDKSSKFNFYHFDTESFSLSKYSFQYNNTSYVEIEQKDMQIRPYRNKLQLDNTFLASIQEIALPLKHEKKFDLMLSDIFVYPDLEPMQYEKDSFSPFVDSENILENPQLGKVMILEGDSQSGKSSLLKMLYMDSYKSGLYPLLIKGERLSTHLKLNKIMKESYESQYDNRKYKFDKYAQLEKCKKVVFIDEINKSSFSKNEKSEFVKKLMANFEKVIITTSEQIAIDALLEQSVTESDIKRYKLLPLGYYKRNQLIEKWVRIGRASENFSQEAIGQEVKLTFDQITGLLGQQLIPSYPIFVLSLLQGLNQALGQFDVEQTSYAYCYNSLIIASLVRAEIPRTKINGMLNFLQEFAYYLYKEQPTHKYFSKEIFERMYNTYIDIYNDFYACSTLLSKMVNANLIQKIDEDSYSFSYKYIFYFLVASKISTLIDDGCGEEIVKKLCSELHKEREANILIFLIYKNGGKKQIDELLFASWLPFEDISPITLAQDDKLFVELSELVRLIKTDVIKANIDPRDERNRDLRKADELHRTLPQENFTEEDFQDNVTLRDLNDTFKVVKIMGQIVKNQKDSLDKGKLLDIIESSYNVCFRSISFFTQILDESQQEIVDFFINKNKGKTNEDVIKSKIEQLLHLMLLRVCLATFSNLSVSVGTSDLGKIYDEVARRIGTPAAKIISFTIKTYYNNMSMSELESILSEFKNNPVALEIIKYRVIKYVYNHHLSYDKRQKISSICGLKLINNVGLQNKANRL
- a CDS encoding relaxase/mobilization nuclease domain-containing protein, coding for MIAKIMKGSGFKGVINYILDSDKGTELIDSCGVRIDTNNHIIQSFIDQTALNPKVCKTVGHISLSFSAQDLLKLSNEFMVKIAREYMERMGIKDTQYIVGRHFDKEHPHVHIAFNRVDNNGKTISDKNDRFRSEKICKELTAKYDLYFTTGKEKVKEHRLKEPDKTRYELYKLLSIETKKCRDWKSLIARLKQKEVDVRFKYKGNTQEVQGVIFDMNEYHFNGSKIDRAFSFSKIDYALAQNNKEVEQQKQNIAEALTETSGTVSDIANDFIEGTIDLFHSYGTVPGSVYNTLDRKKKKKKRKI
- a CDS encoding type I restriction-modification system subunit M; its protein translation is MAKKNTAEIGFEKEIWKAADLLRGNLDASEYKSVVLGLIFLKYISDRFESKYQSLVEEGDGFEEDKDEYTSENIFFVPQEARWSVVAKAAHTPEIGTIIDNAMRLIEKENLRLKGILPKNFARPELDKRRLGDVVDLFTNIQMKEHGDSKDILGRTYEYCLSKFAEAEGKLAGEFYTPACIVQTLVEVLKPYHGRVYDPACGSGGMFVQSAKFIERHQGNIKDISVYGQDSNPTTWKMAQMNLAIRGIEADLGKFNADTFFDDQHPTLKADFIMANPPFNLSDWGADKLQDDVRWKFGIPPSGNANFAWLQHMIHHLSPKGKIGMVLANGSLSSQTGGEGTIRENIIKARLIEGIVALPSQLFYTTGIPVSLWFLNREKKQKDKILFVDARNMGTMVTRKLRELQETDIKKIADTFDKYSDGTLENEKGFCAVATLDDVAKQDYILTPGRYVGIAEQEDDGIPFQEKMDKLTTELSDLFAQSHDLEGEIRKQLASIGFTIK